CCTGCCAGCCAGGTCGAAAAGCAATACCTCAGACACCGGAGTTTCACTTTCGATCCTTATCTTCCCGGCCAAAGTATAGACATCCACTCCTTGTACAACTGTCGGAGAAATGAAAGAGGTTATAAAAGACTCTTTACTCCTGAGCATAATCCCACCAACTTTCGCATAAAGAAGTTTGTCCCAAGGGCTATAGAAGAAAGTGTCAAATATCAGGCCTCCGTATATTTCATCTTCATACCACTCAAAATCAAAGACAGATGCGTCAGAAACACAAACCCTTGTCCGACCATCTACTCCGTTAGGAGTCCCGAAGACTTCACAAGCAATCTTGTTGTCGTCCATCATGCATATATTTTGAACGATCGCATTCTGTATATCTCCGCCAACAAGTTGCCATTTGCCTTCATCTGCTTTTCTGATCGCAAGGACTCCACTCATAAATCCTGTATATGAAGTAACAAGAGCTATTATATCACCTTCTTTATTAGAGCACATGGATGCAATAATCGAGTTACTCAATTCACTTTCCGAGATATCGATGAACTCACCGTTCTGATAAGTAAGGATAGTCGTAGACATTGTAGTTTCATGCATCAATGCCAGATAGATGGTGCCACTATTCGTAGCCTCTGCAAAGCGACAGCTCATAGGTGTAGAGTCTTCATAGATAGTGTTGAACTCGAAATCATTTACACCTGATGCGAAGATGTGATGCCTGGTACCTATATAAGTCACCCCTGTCGAAGAGCGAAAAACAGCCATACCATGCTCATATGTAGACTCAGAAGTTTTGAATATACACTTCCATTCGTTCTGCTCGTTTATATAAAGTTGATACTCTTGATCCCGAGAAGAAGTCGTACATACATAAACTCTGCCATATGCATCTGTCTGAATATCCGCAACTATCTTGTCATCAAAATACGGATCATGCTTCCACCACTGTTCATTATCGCCTAATGGTCGATAGTAGATACCCAATTGCTCAGAAGTATAATTTGCTCCCTGCTGAATCCTTTTTGTCACGGTTACATAGATTGTTCCCTTTGAATCAATCCCCATATTGGGAATTATATACTTGACGTTAGGCTCATTACTGATAAAAGGAGGAGCTATTTCTTCCCAAAAGCTCTGTGCGTTTCCGCCCAATATACCTGACATCATTAAAGCCAGACACAGAATAATTTGTTGAACTGTTGTTTTCATTTCCTTTTCGATTATTAGTTATTTATCATTTTATTTCATCTGCATCTTTCGACTACCTACTTCCTTGCCATTTACAATCAGAGAATATACAGAGCAAATCCCTGAAACACATCACCATATGACATATGCCGAAAGGTAATAATTATATCAAAAACGACAAAATCACAAAAGAAAATTCTCTTTTACCGCTCAAAATCGGTTTTCGGTTTTCAAAGCATGCCTGCATAAAAATAGCAACACCTCTCAGATAGAGGAAAAATAAAAATCCGTCCTTGCGGAACAACAGATCGCCAAGAAGAAAAACAAGCCGGAAAAACAAAAGAGCTGCCTCGGGGGAGGCAGCTCTTTTGCTGTTATAGAGCCTAAGGGCTCTTTTTTCTATTTAGCGGCGGAGCAGAGACTTGAAACCTCCGTCGTTTGCATACTTGGCAAACTCCAGATCCGTAGCGGCTTTCTTCATCATACTGCTATCGAGACTGATGGATTCACGGAGCGAATTTATTACAACGTCCAAGTTGTTCGTACGTGCAGCCACAACAGCCATGAGGTAATAAGTAGTAGCGTCAGGATTCTTTATCCCATTCAGGATCTCTTGTGCTCGGTTGTAGTCGCGATTGAGGATATTGGCTACGGCAGCATTGTTGCTCTCGGTCTTACCGAAAGCCGCTACAGCCTGGGCATAATTGCCCTCTTGCAGATAGAGCAAACCAAGAGCTTCGCCCAATTCGGGCACATTGGCAGCCGAGCCGAAATACTGCTTAGCCTGCTCTACATTACCCTCGTTAAGAGCCAATAATCCAAGGTTCATATCCGTTTCTGCATTGGGCTTCACGCTTGCAGCCTTTTGGAACCAAGTACGAGCACCCTCCAAATCACCGCTGCGATAACGCATCATACCGATATTGTTATAAGCACGATAGTCATCCGGATAGATCTGAGTAGCCACCTTGTAAATATCTTCCTTTTGAGCAGGAGATTCGAGCAGAGTAGCACTATAGAGCAGCTCCTCCACGGTCAGCCGGCCGGGGTTCTGGGCTGCAAGACGTTTGATCTCGTCATCGCTCTTACCTATGATTTCGACATTGGCGATAAGGCGCGAACGACGTAGTTGGGGCAGGATATCATCCGCCAGCTGTCTGAATACGGTAGAGATATTCTTGATCTCCTGCTCACGCTGCTCGGGATCCGGATACATGGCAAGAACACGCAGAACAAGTTCCTTGTCCTGAATATCGCTTTTCTCCACAAGCTGCTTGAAGCCTTCCCAGTCCTGTGCCGTATAGTGTGCATTGATCTCTACATCCTTGATGTTGCTCTTTTGGAATTGTTTCTTCAGAGCAGTGGTCGTATTTTTCTCGCGCTGCTCGGACAGCTTTTCGTTCAGCTCCACACCACCATCAGGAGAAGCGTAGGCTTGTACCTCCACCGTTACATCCTGATTGGGAGCATCCTTGGCATTGGCCACCAAGTCTTTCCAGTCTTTCACCTCACCCTTGTTGATTTCTTGTGCACGAATCTGTGCCTGTTGGATGAGGAACATGATATTTGCATCATAGGCTTGCTTGATGATGCGCTGGAATGCATCCGGAGCGATTGCCGCCGATGCATTAAGAGCAGAAGCCAAGGCTTCCGTACTGATTACACCATCAGCGATTTTGAGATCCGGAAGATTTATTTTCTTCCCTTTTACTTTGGCTTCGAAGGTTAAGAAGAGTTCACTCTTGTCCATGGCCGGCTTATAAGGGAAAGAGAATACGAGCTGCTGATTGCCACCATTGTCATAGCTGACTACACGCTCATTGCCAAGTACTTTTTCTCCCTGAAAAAGGAATGAAGGTCCCCATGATTCACCTGTAGCATAGCGCAGCACAGGCTTCACTGTAAGTTCGGCTTTCTTATTGAACCATTTGGCAGGAAAAGCGATACTCACGGTCACAGGCACTTTGCTTCCCACGACTTCGAGTGGTTGTGGCTCAGCCTTTACCAAATCGGCAGTCACAGGACGTAATTTGCCGGAGCAGGAAGAGATGACTACCGCTGCCGCGCAAACGAGTAGTACAGAAAAGATTTTCTTAAGCATAGTTTTTCATTGTCAATTGTTGAAACCGGAACAAAGCTACCATTTTTTCTCTGTCTTATTCCATATCCATAAATTCGGAGTCGCCCGTTCCACTGTATATATTCTTACAGTGAAAAGATTCCGGCAGAAAGACACCAACGATAGGAAGGCATTTACATACATAAGTCAGAAAAAACCTCAGCCATTATCTTCCGTATCTCTTTGAGTCTTCACTTTTAGGAAGAGCTTTGGTTTTGCAGTTCTCATACGATAGAAAACCAAGATCAAAGCCAGACCATAGAAAATCTGACGCATATTAGCCGCCACAGATGAGGGCATCCCGACAAAACGTAAGGCTTCGGGAAGTAAGACCAAGAAAGCTGCCGCATAAAAGATGTGCCACAAATTTCTCATTCCTCCGATGATCACAATACTTAGAATAAAAATAGACTCGTCTACAGTGAAGCTACTGGGATCAATATAGCTGATGTAGTGCGCATAGAGCACCCCGGCGATAGAGGCAAGCATCCCGCTAATCACGAATGAAACCGTCTTGGCTCCTGCTACATCTTTGCCCAAGCTCTTCGTGTAGACCTCGTCTTCGCTGAGGGCAATGAGTACCCGACCAAAGGGCGAATGCATCAGCCGATGTAGCGCGCCCCACACCAGACTCGCCAAAGTCACCCCAAGGAGGCAATAGGCGAACTTACTCTCCAGCTCCACACCTGACACAATGGCGAAAGCCGGGATACCGGGGATCCCCAAGGGGCCATGAGTTACGCTCTGCCAGTTATTCATGATTGAGTAGATCACAACCTGAATACCCAGAGTGATGATGATGTAGTAGTCATCGACGGTCTTGGCCGCCACACGAGCTACAATCCAGGCTAACCCTCCCGAGAGTAGCATCGCCACAGGGATGTTCAGCATCGCAGGTGTCCCCCAGTGTATCGACATCAGAGCAGTCGTATAGGCTCCCAAGCCATAGAAGCCCGCATGCGCCAGCGATACCTGACCACTATACCCTGCCACTAGGCTAAGCGACTGTGCCAAAATTGTGTAGATGCAGATTAACACAAACAGATGTAGCAAATACTCCATTAGATCTCTGCTTTTTTGAGTTGCTTGCCACTAAAGCCGTATGGACGGAAGTAGAGGAATACAATCAAGATGACGTAGGCCGTGGCATTCATCCATTTACTATCGATATAGTAGGCCGATAGATGCTGTGCTGTGGCCAATAAGAGAGCCCCAAGGAGGAGGTAGCGCATCCGCCCCATCCCCCCAATGATCATGGCTACCACGCCATAGAGAAACCAGTTGAAGCCCATAGTCGGGGTCATATCTATGTCTGCCGCAATCAAAATCCCGGCACAGGCGGCTAGCCCCGTGCCAATTCCCACGCTCCAGGCTATGGCCTTGGTTTCTGAAATTCCCAAAACACGACTGAGCTCAGGATTGGAGGCCACAGCCTTAATCTGACGTCCAATATGGGTACGCTCCATAAAGAGGTGGCTAAGAAGCAACAAGATAACCGAACTCACAATCGTGATAATCTGTACATCGGTTATGTAGGCTCCCATAAATTCGTGCCCAACCTTGATCTCCCACGTCCTAAAGCTCAGCGTACTATCCCCCCAAATCATGGAGATCACATTCTGCAGCACCACATACAGCCCCAGCGAAGCGATCATCATCTGCCAACTCTCAAGCCCTTGCCGCTTCAGAGGATGATACACCCACTGGTTAATCCCTAGCATCAGCAAAACGACAACCGCAATAGCCAATGGTACAGCTAACCAAAGCGATACTCCCCAAAGCACGCTCGCCGTATAAACCATATATGCCGCCAGAGTCAAAGATACAGCGTGGGCAACGTGAAAGAAGCGAATAGCTAGATATATGTCAAGAAAGGGAAACGCGATAATGATATACAAAGACAAAGCATAAACTATACTACTGATAACTTGTAAGACGTTTGCCATTTTGGGTGTTTATTTTCCTCAAGTTGCTAATTAATACTAATCGACAGACTTTCCATTAGATTCATCTTATTTGGGGCTTTTATTAGGACAAGGGTTAAGTCTGTTTTTATCGCAAAATGTTTCTATAAAAGACTCCATAGAATCCTTTATATGCTTATTGTTAAATATATTCCCTTCAAATTTGGTCTTATCATCATGTATAAATGTTCCAATGTAGTAATCCCCTTTAATTGTATTTGCAACTAAGAAAAAACCAGCGAAAGAAGTTTTATCATCATTCAAATATTCCAAATACTTGCTTTTATCTAGCTCACAAACAGAGCTTTGATTATCTTCACTAGACTCTTTGGCATCATTCTGATATGATTTGCAACCGCTAATCCCTGTTTTTGTGATTTTACATAACAGCCTTATCCAATATCCCTCTTCTGCCAACACATTATTTCCATCTTGTTCTTGGTTTGCTCCGCCCTTTTGATAGATCAAATCTAAATGACCATTTATGAAGGATCTCTCCTTATGTTTATCCTTTATTTGATTGTACTCTTCTTTTAAGAACATTTTTATTAGATCCCAGTGATGACAGTTTTCCATCGCTTTATCAATATAATCTGCAGCTCCATCAGGGATGTCACGCCTTCGAGCTCCAACTTTCAAGTATGTCCAATGAAATACGACCCCTTTATGAGCTTGACTCTCCATAATTCTATACAAATCATCTAATAGGATTTTATTATCTCCTATATAGCCAGGACAGAAAGTTGGAGCAATTATATACACATGGTCACCAGGGGTCGCATTCCGCACAATTCTCCTAAGCTCTCTGAGATATTCCTCTATCTCAGTTGTGCGATTACGATCTAATGCAATTAACACTTGCACAGAAACAAACAGCCCGAGCAAGGTTAGTAGAACTCCTGCCATTGTCAATGCAAAGGAGTACTGAGACTGAAAGTTTAATGGGATAACCAAAGGTGTTATAATCGAAAGGAGAATGAGAACGGAAAAACCAACAATAATCCAAATATTCCGCTCTTTAGTAAAGGGAGATTTTATGGTTATTCTTGTAGCGTATATAAAAAAGGCGATAATAGCTATTACAGTTATGAAGTAAAGGATTCTATACTGAGAAATCTCAAAATAAGAGAAAACCAGAAAAATAATTACTGAAAGTATCCCCAAAAGAAGGAAGAATTTGGACAATTTGCTCATCCTTGGTTTATTCTCTTTTTCTGTAGCTACTCCAGCACTTCTATCCTTGACTCTTTTTGAACTAATCCACATCATCACTCATCACATTAAATATCTCGATTTATAATGTTCTTTGACTGCTGAAACACCCATTTCAACCACATCGTTCTCCTGCAATTCTAAATAATTAATCTCTGATTTGAGTTTATCGATAAATCCTTTCATTATTTTCCCGTGGGGTGAGTTGTCGGGTTTTTGTCCGTCTAACTCAATAAAGACTAGAGTCTTTATTAACTCTAGAATTCGGTTGATCTTATCTTGGTTGAGTCTATACTCCATTTCATTCCTGAACAAGTCCTTGATCTGTTCAGAGAATAGAGAGAAAGGAGGGGTATCAAAGACTCGATTGTAGCCATTCAGAAGATAAGTTATCCTATCAAAGCCAAATCCTCCCCCAATGGCCATATTAGTCATCGGATGTAATTTGCCCTCAGAGAATAAGTATTTATATATATTGATTGAAGCAATCTCTGTAAAATCTTCTCCTCTCTTATAAAATATCTCAATGCTATTACCAGCTGGTCGCCCCACTCCGTTGCTAAAAATAAAATTCTGTCGTCCTTTTGTTTTCACGATATTAAGAGGCCTTATACCATGATGTAGAAGGCATTCGTAAGAGAGCGTGTCAGCTGGATATTTCTTATGTAATACAGACGCTCCCTCGCTTACCGAGAAATAGATCTGATTCATATCAAACCCCAATAGCTCTATTAGATCTATCACATCTCGAAGAATACTCAAAAGCTGTTCTTTTATATGATCAATATAGCCAAACACACCCATCACCCCCATCTCGAACATAAGAAGATGGTGATTGCTTGCCCCTAACTTTTCCAAATCGATACGCCTTATACAGATTTCATTAATAGCTATCTTGATTAGTTCTTCCTTTTCTTCGTTTTGAAGGATAGGTATAACATATTGATGTCCTGCACTCAAATTAAATTCGTTGTTGAAATAAGGAGAAATCAAATTACTCCGTTCTTTCTTTGCATATCCCCTCTCTCTTGTAAATTGGAAGAACTTTTCAATAACTTCTTGTTGTGTGATCATTGTTTTATTTTTTTATCCTTGACTGAAAAAATATCGATATCAGGGAGTATATCATTGCTTGCAGAAATCGTAATCGTTTCTCCCAGACCTTCAAATGAACCCATTGTAGCAAGTTGCCTAGCAATATCTTTTATCCCCCCCTCTCTCGCACATCTATTGATGGCTTCTGTAATCAACAAAGCAGAATTAAAAAAGATCATTTCACTTATCGTCATATCTTTGCCGAATATCTTTTTATATTCTGCTAGTATTAGGTTATATTTCTCTGATGGATAGTTATCCTTGAAGTCTATGTAAGATAGATTACTGAATTCTTTTAGCTGATTAAAAGCACCGCCTACTTTAAATCCAAGCGTCGTAATTATCTCGTTCTTGTAGCCCTGTTCTCGTAAAATATTTACAAGTTGGTATAGTTCTTTGCCATTGCCTCCAATCACTACTCTATACGGCTTCTTATGAATAACCTTCGAACAGACACCTCTAAAATTTTGATCACCTATATTGAATGCAAGTATATTTTCTTTCGCAATAAAATTATTACGACCAAATTCTCTAGCTAATGCTTCTCCGTAGTCATCTGATGTATGAAGCAAGATTGTTGATGCGGAATCCAAACCTATATATCGCTTCAAAAGAGCGAACTCTTGTGTTACAGTAGGAGAATGCCTAAAAAACAAGTTGTTTACATCTGATAAAGATGGATGTGTCGCATGCGAAATAAATAGAAGCCCTTTTTCCTTCTGCTTCGAAACTAAAGATAGGTCTACTGCACTCACTATTGAGAATATAATGTCAATATTCTGAACTTCTGTCAAATGAGTTAAGGCAGAAATAGAAATTGCAGGGATTCCCTTGCCATCTTCAAAAACAAATTCTATTTTCTTCCCTCCTTTCAGTAGATTTTCATCATTGATATATTTTTGGGCTAATATGAGTCCATTCTGCCCAGACTCCCCCAAGCTAGCCATATTACCCGTTAAAGGAAGAATCGCTCCAACTCTAATAGTCTCGTTATCTTGCTCTTGCTCTTGATTACATGTAAAGGCAAAATATCCAGCTACGACAATCAAGACAGCAAGGATAACTACTTGCAAAAATATTTTTCTATTCTTTTTCATACGATGAATTGTTTGATGTTATCTAATGTGTTTAAATCTCTAGTGTATAGCGTGCCGAGTTTAAGGCCGAGGACTCGATCGACGTGATCGATAAGCTCTCGAATGCGGTGCTCGATGAGGACGATGCTCGTTCCCTGTACTTTGAGTTTTTGGATATAGCTGAGTACCTGCTCTGTGTTGTCTTCACTAAGCCCCGCAAGTGGTTCATCATAGAGCAAGAGACGAGGCTTATTGGCCATAATCATCGCTAGGCTTAGCATTTTACGCTCACCACCGCTCAGCCGTCCTGCTGTTTGTTTCGATCGGTGCTTGAGGAGTGGCATCTGCTCGAGAACTTCCTCCATACGCTGGGCGATCTCGGATTTGTACCCGAGGTGCAGAAGGGAGCAGTATAGGTTATCTCGAACGCTCATATCCTCATACAATTCGCCCTTTTGGGGAATATACATCAGTCCTCTGCCGATTAACCGAGAGGCTGGTGTATGTAGCTGTGGCGACTGAAGCAAGCCCCCCTCAAAAGACACTTCGCCCGACCAAGCCCCTAGCAAACCATAGATGACCTTAAAGAGTGTACTCTTCCCCGAGCCATTGGATCCGACCAAGAGTACGACCTCTCCCTGCCCGATCTGTAGCGATATGTCGTGAAGGACTTGCTTTGGCCCGTAGCCCGAGTTAATACGGCGAATATCTAGGAGTGTGCTCATACGTAGGCATTTTGGACGATTTCATTCTCTCTAAAAGCTTTATAGCTCGCATACTCCGAAATCTTGCCTCCATTGAGGAATAGAATCTTGTCGGCCACGAGCTCAATGAAGTCTTGATTGTGCTCGATAATAAGCAGTGCTTTACCTGAATTACGCAGACCGATAATAACTTGAGCTAGCAAATCTCGGTACTTGGGGTTGACCCCAGCCACTGGTTCGTCTAGGAGCAAAATCGGCGCATCGCTCGCCAAACAGCAAGCCAGATTGAGGAGCTTCTGCTGTCCATAGGAGATTTGCCCAGCAAGACTATCTGAGACATCCTCAATAAAGCAAGTTTTAAGAATCTCATTGGCCTTTTGGATAAGCTTATTTTCTTCCTCTCTATTTGAAAAAAACACACGCCACCATGCCTCGCCACGTTGCTGCGAAAATGCCAGCAGGATATTCTCTCGGACACTTAGCTTGCTGATGAGCCGCATGTCTTGAAAGGTACGAGAGAATCCGATGCGAGCAACTTGGTACGGGCTAAGAGACTGTATCAGTTTATCACTCAAATATACTTCCCCTGCCTCCGGCTTAAGGAATCCGGAGATGATATTAAACAAAGTCGTTTTGCCCGATCCATTCGCCCCCATCAGCACGGAGATTTGTCCAAATTCAAGAGATAGAGAAGCTCCATCCAAGACGTGGTTATCTCCAAAAGCTTTGGAAATATGCTTAACCTGAAGAATCATATCGAATTAACGCTGCGAAGTTAGTTATTCATATTTGCTTTTGTATCGATTTTTCAGTTTAAAATGAATTTTATTTTGAATTCCTTTTTCATTAGCTTACTCATATCTCATCTCGTACAATCTTTTGATCTGTGACTTGGGTGAAGATCCACTCAATACGGAGTCCAAGCTCGCAGCCAAGCATCCATGTAAATTGGTCGTAGCCGACATTACCAGTATCGTCTATCGGGGAGGCTTCTCCTATCTTTCTTTCAGCACAGGCCACGCGCCAAAATTTCCCCGTTTGACACTCCCCAAAACGTGGCGCGAAAATTTCTTGATTGTGGCGCGGGAAGCAAAAAATTTACGCGCCGAAACGAAAAAATTGTGGTTCCACTTTTTCAGGAAACTCAGACCGCAATTACAGATTTTTTGGGACGTATTTCCGAGGTGACGATAGATCGAACTCGCGCTCATACAGCATATACCTCTTATCTTTGCCGAGAAAAAGGAGAATACCCGATCCGAAAGGCGATGAACCATAGGGATATAAATGAGGATATTCTCCATCACAACGGCATCAGGCTAATATGACAAAGGCTTACGGGGCTGGCTGCCCCTTTCAAATGAAGGCAGAGGAAACGATCAGGCGAATGGATGAATCCGGCCGGTGCGGACGATCATTTCTGTTTGCCATAGACTTTGAGATGGATGAGGGGATCTTCATATCGGAACCGCTGAATCAAAAAGAAATCCTATTCGACGTACGAGGACAAGGGAATGCACCCACAGCTACCGATACGAATGAGAGCAAGGCTCCCGTGACTTTTATCCCCCACCCCGAATCATTGGAAACCTATCGACATCGTTTCGATCGGATCCGCACAGCCCTGATGCGTGGCGATAGCTTCTTGGCCAATCTCACCATTGCTACGCCCATAGAGATGAATATCTCGCTTGAGGAGGTATTCAGTCGCAGTCGCGCCTCATACAAGCTCTTGATTCCCGGACGACTGGTTTGTTTCAGTCCGGAACGATTTGTCAAAATAGAGAATGGGCAAATTTCCACCAACCCGATGAAAGGGACCATAGATGCTTCCCTGCCGGATGCCGCCGGCCGTCTACTGTCCGACTATAAAGAAACGGCCGAACATCGCACCATCGTAGATCTGTTACGCAACGACCTGAACCGAGTCAGTCACCACGTACGCGTCTCTCGCTTTCGCTATCTGGATGAACTCCACACGAACAAGGGACGACTGCTGCAAATGAGTTCGGAGATCACAGGCACACTCCCTGCGGAAAAAGAAAAGCGTTTCGGCTCCATTATTCAAGAGCTACTACCCGCCGGCTCCATCAGCGGAGCACCCAAAGAGGCCACTATCGAAGCTATACGGGAGGCAGAGGGGCAGCAACGAGGCTTCTACACAGGTGTTTTCGGTTATTTCGACGGTAGCAGCTTCGATTCGGCTGTAATGATTCGCTACATCGAACAGCTTCCCGATGGCCAATACCTTTTTCGCAGTGGCGGCGGCATTACCATCAACAGCCGCTGTGACGACGAATACCGCGAAACACAACAAAAGGTATATCTGCCATTCTGATCGAATATGTGCTATATCGAAACCATCCGCATCGAAGACGGCCTGCCCTATCTGCTTGCGCTCCATCAGGAACGAATGAGCCGCACGTGTGACGAAAAGGGCTTTCCCCTCCCGGAAATACCTTGCCTGACGAATCTATGCCCTCCGGAATTGATGTGCGGAATGACCAAATGTCGTATTCTATATGGTAAGGAGGGCATTTCGGACGTTTCCTTTTCACCTTATACACCACGCCAAATATCCTCCCTGCGTATCGTAACGGCTCCAGCCGATTTGGACTATCATTTGAAGCAGGCTGACCGTTCACCTCTCGAAGCCCTTCTCATGCAAAAAGGAG
This genomic stretch from Porphyromonas gingivalis ATCC 33277 harbors:
- a CDS encoding T9SS type A sorting domain-containing protein gives rise to the protein MKTTVQQIILCLALMMSGILGGNAQSFWEEIAPPFISNEPNVKYIIPNMGIDSKGTIYVTVTKRIQQGANYTSEQLGIYYRPLGDNEQWWKHDPYFDDKIVADIQTDAYGRVYVCTTSSRDQEYQLYINEQNEWKCIFKTSESTYEHGMAVFRSSTGVTYIGTRHHIFASGVNDFEFNTIYEDSTPMSCRFAEATNSGTIYLALMHETTMSTTILTYQNGEFIDISESELSNSIIASMCSNKEGDIIALVTSYTGFMSGVLAIRKADEGKWQLVGGDIQNAIVQNICMMDDNKIACEVFGTPNGVDGRTRVCVSDASVFDFEWYEDEIYGGLIFDTFFYSPWDKLLYAKVGGIMLRSKESFITSFISPTVVQGVDVYTLAGKIRIESETPVSEVLLFDLAGRMVLRQTIDNKIYSDIDTNGLKRSGIYVVSVRLSSGQVFSHKVQV
- a CDS encoding branched-chain amino acid ABC transporter permease yields the protein MEYLLHLFVLICIYTILAQSLSLVAGYSGQVSLAHAGFYGLGAYTTALMSIHWGTPAMLNIPVAMLLSGGLAWIVARVAAKTVDDYYIIITLGIQVVIYSIMNNWQSVTHGPLGIPGIPAFAIVSGVELESKFAYCLLGVTLASLVWGALHRLMHSPFGRVLIALSEDEVYTKSLGKDVAGAKTVSFVISGMLASIAGVLYAHYISYIDPSSFTVDESIFILSIVIIGGMRNLWHIFYAAAFLVLLPEALRFVGMPSSVAANMRQIFYGLALILVFYRMRTAKPKLFLKVKTQRDTEDNG
- a CDS encoding branched-chain amino acid ABC transporter permease, translated to MANVLQVISSIVYALSLYIIIAFPFLDIYLAIRFFHVAHAVSLTLAAYMVYTASVLWGVSLWLAVPLAIAVVVLLMLGINQWVYHPLKRQGLESWQMMIASLGLYVVLQNVISMIWGDSTLSFRTWEIKVGHEFMGAYITDVQIITIVSSVILLLLSHLFMERTHIGRQIKAVASNPELSRVLGISETKAIAWSVGIGTGLAACAGILIAADIDMTPTMGFNWFLYGVVAMIIGGMGRMRYLLLGALLLATAQHLSAYYIDSKWMNATAYVILIVFLYFRPYGFSGKQLKKAEI
- a CDS encoding membrane protein, whose amino-acid sequence is MMWISSKRVKDRSAGVATEKENKPRMSKLSKFFLLLGILSVIIFLVFSYFEISQYRILYFITVIAIIAFFIYATRITIKSPFTKERNIWIIVGFSVLILLSIITPLVIPLNFQSQYSFALTMAGVLLTLLGLFVSVQVLIALDRNRTTEIEEYLRELRRIVRNATPGDHVYIIAPTFCPGYIGDNKILLDDLYRIMESQAHKGVVFHWTYLKVGARRRDIPDGAADYIDKAMENCHHWDLIKMFLKEEYNQIKDKHKERSFINGHLDLIYQKGGANQEQDGNNVLAEEGYWIRLLCKITKTGISGCKSYQNDAKESSEDNQSSVCELDKSKYLEYLNDDKTSFAGFFLVANTIKGDYYIGTFIHDDKTKFEGNIFNNKHIKDSMESFIETFCDKNRLNPCPNKSPK
- a CDS encoding alanine--tRNA ligase-related protein, which encodes MITQQEVIEKFFQFTRERGYAKKERSNLISPYFNNEFNLSAGHQYVIPILQNEEKEELIKIAINEICIRRIDLEKLGASNHHLLMFEMGVMGVFGYIDHIKEQLLSILRDVIDLIELLGFDMNQIYFSVSEGASVLHKKYPADTLSYECLLHHGIRPLNIVKTKGRQNFIFSNGVGRPAGNSIEIFYKRGEDFTEIASINIYKYLFSEGKLHPMTNMAIGGGFGFDRITYLLNGYNRVFDTPPFSLFSEQIKDLFRNEMEYRLNQDKINRILELIKTLVFIELDGQKPDNSPHGKIMKGFIDKLKSEINYLELQENDVVEMGVSAVKEHYKSRYLM
- a CDS encoding ABC transporter substrate-binding protein, producing MKKNRKIFLQVVILAVLIVVAGYFAFTCNQEQEQDNETIRVGAILPLTGNMASLGESGQNGLILAQKYINDENLLKGGKKIEFVFEDGKGIPAISISALTHLTEVQNIDIIFSIVSAVDLSLVSKQKEKGLLFISHATHPSLSDVNNLFFRHSPTVTQEFALLKRYIGLDSASTILLHTSDDYGEALAREFGRNNFIAKENILAFNIGDQNFRGVCSKVIHKKPYRVVIGGNGKELYQLVNILREQGYKNEIITTLGFKVGGAFNQLKEFSNLSYIDFKDNYPSEKYNLILAEYKKIFGKDMTISEMIFFNSALLITEAINRCAREGGIKDIARQLATMGSFEGLGETITISASNDILPDIDIFSVKDKKIKQ
- a CDS encoding ABC transporter ATP-binding protein, encoding MSTLLDIRRINSGYGPKQVLHDISLQIGQGEVVLLVGSNGSGKSTLFKVIYGLLGAWSGEVSFEGGLLQSPQLHTPASRLIGRGLMYIPQKGELYEDMSVRDNLYCSLLHLGYKSEIAQRMEEVLEQMPLLKHRSKQTAGRLSGGERKMLSLAMIMANKPRLLLYDEPLAGLSEDNTEQVLSYIQKLKVQGTSIVLIEHRIRELIDHVDRVLGLKLGTLYTRDLNTLDNIKQFIV
- a CDS encoding ABC transporter ATP-binding protein: MILQVKHISKAFGDNHVLDGASLSLEFGQISVLMGANGSGKTTLFNIISGFLKPEAGEVYLSDKLIQSLSPYQVARIGFSRTFQDMRLISKLSVRENILLAFSQQRGEAWWRVFFSNREEENKLIQKANEILKTCFIEDVSDSLAGQISYGQQKLLNLACCLASDAPILLLDEPVAGVNPKYRDLLAQVIIGLRNSGKALLIIEHNQDFIELVADKILFLNGGKISEYASYKAFRENEIVQNAYV
- a CDS encoding DUF1661 domain-containing protein, which codes for MAREAKNLRAETKKLWFHFFRKLRPQLQIFWDVFPR
- a CDS encoding aminodeoxychorismate synthase component I, which codes for MKAEETIRRMDESGRCGRSFLFAIDFEMDEGIFISEPLNQKEILFDVRGQGNAPTATDTNESKAPVTFIPHPESLETYRHRFDRIRTALMRGDSFLANLTIATPIEMNISLEEVFSRSRASYKLLIPGRLVCFSPERFVKIENGQISTNPMKGTIDASLPDAAGRLLSDYKETAEHRTIVDLLRNDLNRVSHHVRVSRFRYLDELHTNKGRLLQMSSEITGTLPAEKEKRFGSIIQELLPAGSISGAPKEATIEAIREAEGQQRGFYTGVFGYFDGSSFDSAVMIRYIEQLPDGQYLFRSGGGITINSRCDDEYRETQQKVYLPF
- a CDS encoding aminotransferase class IV; its protein translation is MCYIETIRIEDGLPYLLALHQERMSRTCDEKGFPLPEIPCLTNLCPPELMCGMTKCRILYGKEGISDVSFSPYTPRQISSLRIVTAPADLDYHLKQADRSPLEALLMQKGEADEIIILRNGLLTDTSYTNLLLHIGGELLTPRVPLLEGVQRRYLLQSGQIRPADLQIEELKKAEEILLINAMLPLGHTIRIHPSQIIF